CCAAGCCATTAGACCCTCCAATACTGGTTCCTTCGGTCCAAGTCCACTCAAGCGGTCGCGATCATCATGCTTGAGGTTTTCGCTTGAAAACACGCGCTCATAGCATTATGCAGATTTGCATGAAAATGACAAGCCAAGGGCAGAAATTATTCCGGAGGGACGTTGCCGCTCGGCTGTCCGCCAACGGTCTTACGATTTCTAGCATAGCGAGAAAATCAGGAGTTCATCAAAGTCAGGTTAGCCGCATTCTCGCTGGCAAGTTCACGACCGTCAGTTCAAATGTTATGCAGATTTGCATGACTTTAGGATTGAAGGTTGACGACTATCTGATGCCTGTTGTCCCCTCGAACGCCGATCGCGAACGCATACAGGAGGCGGCACTCTCGGCTTGGGACGGCTCTCCGGAAGATGCGCGCGCACTGAGTTCCCTTCTCCGAACTCTTTCCGGCTTTCGGAGGTAGTGTGTGGTGCCGTTACCGTGTTCATAGGCCGCCATGTCGCCGACATCACTCCATCTCCCTCAGCAGCCTCCGCACGCCCCCCAACAACGCCCGTATCTCCCTCCGCTCCTCAATCGCTTCCCTGGTGAACAGGCCGTGCTTGCGCGCGTTCCGGTTTGCCTTCGGCGCGCCGGATCCCTGTGCGCCGCCGTGCATGCGGCAGCGCGTCTTGCCGTGCACCGCCGGCGCGCGGCAGGCGCCGCCGGGCCGGGTCTTGGCGCCGCAGCGCGGGCTCGCCCGCATCGCCCCGGTGGTTCTCACGTGACCGCTCATGCCTGAGCGTTTTGCCCGGCGTCGGCGGCATCGTGCCGTCGCCTGGCGTCCGCGGGCCTCAGTGCCCGCGCTGCGGCGGCCGGGGGCTGGTCGGAGACGATCACGCTCGCATGCTGGGTGACGTTGCCGACGATGGCGTTGCCGCCGTCCTCCACCTTCACGTTCTGCACAGTGATGGCGGGCTCGCGCTGGCTGCGGTAGCGGGTCAGCGCGTCGATCTGGGCGGGGAAGGTGCGGGTGAGCCGGCCGAGCGCCCGCGCGGCGCTGTCGTGCTGGGCGAGGTCGTCGGCATGCGCGAGGTGATGGGCGCAGCGCATCGCCATCACATGCACCGACACCATCTGCGCCACCAGCATGGCCTCGACGGAATCCCGCGGGCCAATGCTCTTCACCATCGAGATCATGAAGGCGAGGTTGACCTCGCAGGGCTTGCCGCCGCTCACGCTGGCCTTGACCAGTTGCCGCAGGATGCCGTCCATCGCGTCGCGATCGGCGGCCCCCAGCGCGTTCGCCATCAGCGCTTCGCCGAGCTTCCGGTCGGGGTGGTCGATGGCGTATCCGCGCCGCGAGAGTTTTATCCGCGGCGTCGCGGTGGCCTGGCTCAGGCCGGGGGCGGCGGGCATCGTCGGCAAGGTGATGTCAGGTGCAGTCGTCATGTCGATGGTCCTTGGGGCGCGCGCGGCACGCGCGCAGGCGATCGCTCGCTGCGGGTGCCGGTACGATGTCGATGGTGGGGAGGGGTTTCGGGCGCAGGCGCAAACGTCGCACCCGTTGTTGCGGGCGAGGTGGCGCTTGCACGATTTCGGAATATTGGAAAAATACCCCTGAGTTGCCCGACGTGTCAAGACGCGCTGTCGAGCGCCTGATACCGCCGGCTACTGTGCATGGGGTTGTTTTCGATATTTTGGTTGACGCGCCGCTGCGGCGGGGAGTTCCGCCACCGTCAGCCGCAGTCATGCCGGCAAGGCACGGGGCGATAACCGGCCGGCGGGTATCGCGTGCGGACTGGATCATTATACTGGCCGGCACGTTGCGACCGAGGCGCGGCCTGACCGTCGGCCTGCGGAGGAGATGAGATGAGCGAAACCATTGGCTACCCCGATCCCGGCCTCGATCTGTCCGATGGTTTCAAGCCGCATACCTCGCATTGGGGCGTGTTCTCGGCGCGGCTCGGCAAACAGGGTCTCGAAGTCCGGCCCTATGGCGGAGATCCCGATCCGAACGGCATCATCAACAACTTCCCCGGCGCGCTGCGCCACCAGGCACGCATCGCCCAGCCTGCGATCCGCCGTGGCTGGCTCGAGCGTGGGCCGGGTCCCGACGATCGCCGCGGCCGCGACGAGTTCGTCTCGGTGAGCTGGGAGCAGGCGCTTGATCTGCTCGGCGGCGAGCTCGCGCGCATCCGCGACACGATCGGCCCCGGCGCGGTGTTCGGCGGCTCCTATGGCTGGTCGAGCGCGGGCCGCTTCCACCACGCGCAGAGCCAGGTGCACCGCTTCCTCAACATCGCGCTCGGCGGCTATGTCCGCTCGGTGAACACCTATTCCTCGGGCGCGTCCTCGGTGCTGCTGCCGCAGATCCTCGCCGGCTACGAGGACATCACCAAGCGCAACGTCACCTGGGAGCAGATCGCGGCTGAAACCGACATCGTGCTGGCGTTCGGCGGCATGGCGCTGAAGAACTCGATGGTCGCCGGCGGCTCGATCAGCAAGCATGTCGAGCGCGGCGCGATGGAAGCGGCGCAGCGGCGCGGCTGCCAATTCATCCTGGTCAGCCCGCTGCGCGACGATCTGCCGGTCGAGGCCGGCGCCGAATGGCTGACGGCCACCCCCGGCACCGACACCGCGCTGATGCTCGGCATCGTCCACACGCTGGTCAGCGAAGGCCTGCACGATCAGGCCTTCCTCGATCGCTACACCGAGGGCTGGCCGGTGTTTTTGCGCTATCTGACCGGCGAGGCCGACGGCGTGCCGAAGAGCGCCGAATGGGCCGCGGCGATCTGCGGCATCGATGCCGGCACCATCACGACGCTGGCGCGGCGGCTCGCCGGGCGGCGTTCGCTGATCACCGTCTCGCATTCGTTGCAGCGCGCCGAGCATGGCGAGCAGCCGGTGTGGATGGGCATGGTGCTGGCGGCAGCGCTCGGCCAGATCGGGCTGCCCGGCGGCGGCTACGCCTATTCGCTCGGCGCGATCGGCTACTACGGCCGCCGCGTCAACGCGGTGCCGGGGCCGACGCTGGGGCAGGGCCGCAACGGCGTCGCCGACTTCATTCCGGTGGCGCGCATCGCCGACATGCTGCTCAATCCCGGCACGACCTATCGCTACAATGGCGAGACGCGGACCTATCCGGATATCCGCCTGGTCTATTGGGCCGGCGGCAATCCGTTCCACCATCACCAGGACCTCAACCGCCTGCGCAAGGCGTTTGCGCGGCTCGACACGCTTGTGGTGCATGAGCTGGCCTGGACCGCGACCGCGCGCCACGCCGACATCGTGCTGCCCTCGACCATGACGCTGGAGCGCGAGGACATCGGCTATTCCAGCAACGATCCCTTGATGGTCGCGATGCACCGGATCGCCGAGCCGTTCGGCCTCGCCCGTGACGACTACGAGATCTTCGCCGATCTCGCCGAGCGGCTGGGCGCCCGCGAGCCCTTCACCGAAGGGCGCACCTCGCGCGAGTGGCTGGAGCATCTCTATGAGCCGACCCGCAAGGCGCTCGCCGCGCGCGGGCTCGAGGCCCCTGACTTCGAGGAATTCTGGGCGCGCGGCAGCCTGGTCGTGCCGCAGCATCTCGACGACGGCGGCTCGCTGCGCCGCTTCCGCGAGGATCCGGTCGCGCGGCCGCTGCCGACGCCGAGCGGCCGCATCGAGATCTTCTCGCAGAAGATCGCTGGCCACGGCGATGCGGATTGTCCGGGCCATCCGGTCTGGCTCGAGAAATCAGACACGCCGAAACCTGGCTCGCCGTGCTTCCTCGTCGCCAACCAGCCGGTGACGCGCCTGCACAGCCAGCTCGATTTCGGCGGCCACTCGCTCGACGCCAAGCATCGCGGCCGCGAGGTCGCGCGCATGAACCCGCGCGATGCCAAGGCGCGTGGCATCACTGAGGGCGACATCATCCGCATCTTCAACGCGCGCGGTGCTTGTCTGGCCGCGGTGCATGTCACCGACGGCATCGCGCCCGGCGTGGTGCAGCTGCCGACCGGCGCCTGGTACGACCCGATGGATCCCGAGGAGGAAGCGCCGCTCTGCGTGCACGGCAATCCGAACGTGCTGACCCGCGACATCGGCACGTCATCTTTCGCGCAGGGCTGCACCGGCCAGCTCACGACCGTCGAGGTGGAGCGGTTCAACGGCAATCTGCCGCCGATCCGGGCGTTCGATCCGGCGTAATTTCACCGGGGATCACGAATAAATCATCGCTGTAGCGCTGGATGGCGTCCGATCGTTCGGCTACGGCATCACCAAGTCGTCCTCGAGTTCTGGATTTGCCAAGATGCACCTGAAAGCCCTGTTTCTCGCCGTCGCTGCAACCGTCGCGCTCGGTTCGTCCAACGCATCGGCGCAATCGGCCGCCGAGCCGGCCTACGGGCCGGAATTGCAGGGTTTCGACTATCCCTATCCGGTCGAGCACTACCGCTTCAGCTCGCAGGGGCAGGAGCTCGACATGGCCTATCTCGACGTCAGGCCGGCGACGCCGAACGGGCAGACCGCGGTGCTGCTGCACGGCAAGAATTTCTGTGCCGCGACCTGGGACGGCACCATCAAGGCGCTCAGCGGCGCCGGCTATCGCGTCATCGCGCTGGATCAAATCGGGTTCTGCAAATCCAGCAAGCCGGAGCGCTATCAGTTCACCTTCCAGCAGCTCGCCGGCAACAGCCGCGCGCTGCTGGCTTCACTCGGGATCGAACATTCGATCATGGTCGGCCACTCCACCGGCGGGATGCTGGCGATGCGCTACGCGCTGATGTATCCGGAGGCCACCGACCGCCTGGTGCTGGTCGATCCGATCGGGCTCGAGGACTGGAAGGCCAAGGGCGTGCCGTGGCTCAGCCTCGACGGCTGGATGCAGCGCGAGACCCGCGTCACCGCCGACAGCATCCGCGCCTATGAGCGCGCGACTTACTATGCCGACACCTGGGATCCGTCCTACGAGACCTGGGTGCAGATGCTGGCCGGCATGTATCGCGGAGAGGGCCGCGCCGCCGTGGCGTCGAGCTCGGCGCGGCTCTACGACATGATCGCGACCCAGCCGGTGTTCTACGAATTCGAGCAGATCAAGCCGCCGACCTCGCTGTTCGTCGGCGACAAGGACACCACCGCGATCGCCAAGGACACCGCGCCGCCGGAGATCCGCAAGACGCTCGGCAATTATCCGGTGCTGGGCAAGGAAGCCGCCAGGCGAATTCCGCATATCCAGCTGATCGAATTCCCCGATCTCGGCCATTCGCCGCAGATCCAGGCGCCGGCCCGCTTCCACGAGGCATTGCTCGGCTGGCTGCAGCATCCGGAAACCGGCGCGACGCTGATCAAATAGGTCCGGGTATCTAGGTCGATTCAGCGGCGCGCTTGGCGCGCTCCCGCGCGCTGGCGTGCACCGGCGACGATTTCCGGGCGCCGGGGCCCGGATGCACATGGACGTGCTTCGCGCTCAGCGGCTCGCCGCATTCCGAGCAGACCATGACAGGGTCGAACATCTTCCCGCAGGTCTTGTGTTCGTGCAGCAACGGCCGGCCGCGCGCATCGACCATGTGGATGTTGCCCCAGTGCACGATCGACATGATGATCGGATAGAGGTCGAGACCCTTCTGCGTCAGGATGTATTCGTAGCGCTTCGGCGCCTCCTGATAGGGGATCTTGCGCAGCACGCCGAAGCGCACCAGCTTCTTCAGCCGATCGGCGAGCAGATGGCGGGTGATTCCAAGCGATGCCTGGAAATCATCGAACCTGCGGATGCGCAGGAAACATTCGCGCAGGATCAACAGGCTCCAGCGGTCGCCGATCACGGCCACTGTGCGTGCCAGCGAGCACGGCTCCTCCTCGAGGGCATCCCATTTCATCAGCGTCTCCTGCGGTCTTCGACGGCATCGCACTAAAATTCTAAAACAGAACTGACGTTATTTCAATAGGATGCCTACGCATTGGCCGTCGTTCGGCCATTAGATGATAAATATCATATTGACAGTTCTAAAATAGAACTTATGGTTCGTCGACGATGAACCGGCGGCGACAGGCGATTGCCGCCAATCGAAGGGAAGGGCATTCCATGGCTGCTCCACTCAAGGTCGAATTCCACTTCGATTTCGGAAGTCCCAACGCCTATCTCGCCGAGCTCGCGCTGCCCGGGATCGAGAAGCGCACCGGAGTGAAGTTCGACTATGTCCCGGTGCTGCTCGGCGGCGTCTACAAGGCGACCGGCAACATGTCGCCCGGCGAGTCGCTGCGCGGGATCAAGAACAAGCCCGAATACAACGCGCTCGAGACCGAGCGCTTCCTGCGCCGCCACAACATCACGAAGTTCACCATGAACCCGTTCTTTCCGGTCAACACGCTGGCGCTGATGCGCGGCGCGGTGGCCGCACAGTTCGAAGGCGTGTTCGAGCCCTATTTCCGGGCGGCCTACAACCACATGTGGGTCGAGCCGAAGAAGATGGACGACCCGCAGGTGTTCCGCGAGGCGTTCCTGTCCTCGGGTCTCGACATCGACCGTCTGATCGCCCGCGCCCAGCAGGATGACGTCAAGAAGAAGCTGATCGACAACACCAGCGACGCGGTCGCGCGCGGCTCGTTCGGCTCGCCGACCTTCTATGTCGGCAACGAGATCTTCTTCGGCAAGGACAAGGTGCGCGAGGTCGAGGAAGAGATCGTCGCGCAGCTGGCTGCCGGGCAGCGCAAGACCGCCTGAGCGGAAGACCTCAACACAACAAGCCCGAAGGGTAGCGACAGGGAGGTTTCAGTGCAGGCGCCGATCCGAATTATCGAAGGAAGTGTGGAAGGCTTGCCGAACCGCATCCACGAGGTGATCGACCATCACGTCGTGGCGACGCCGGATCATCCGGCGCTGATCGACGACAACGGACAGCTGACCTATCGCGAGCTCGATCGAACGGTCGGCCGCGTCGCCGAGGCGTTGCAGGCGCTGGGCATCCGCGCCGGCGACCGCATGATGATCGTGAGCGAGAATTCGATTCCGCTGGCCTGCCTGCTGCTGGCGGCGAGCCGGCTCGATGTCTGGTCGATCGTGGTCAATCCGCGGCTGTCGCCGCGGGAGCTGGATCAGATCAGGGATCACAGCGGCGCCCGCCGCGTGTTGCTGACCGCTGACGTGTCGCAGGAAGCAGCCACCCATGCTGGGCGTTATGAGGCTGCCGTGCAGGATGTCGGGCCGCTCCGTGGCGTCGCCGTCACGGGCCTTAATCTGGCGACCGTGGCCGAGCCGGTCGCGGCCGATGGCGCCAACCAGGTGGCGGTCCTCATCTACACCTCCGGCACCACGGGCACGCCGAAGGGCGTGATGCTGACCCATCGCAATCTCCTGTTCAGCGCCCGGGGCACCGCGGGCTTCCGCAAGATGGCGGCCGACGACGTGCAGTATTGCGTGCTTCCGATCTCGCATATCGTCGGCATCTCGCTGCTGACGATGACCTTGATGGTCGGCGCCACCGTGCGCCTGGTCGCGAAGTACGATCCGGCCGCGTTGATCAAGGCGATGGCCGAAGAGGGCATCACGATCCTGAACGGCGTGCCCGCCACCTATCAGCGGCTGCTCGAATACCGCCGCAACGCCGGCCTGCCGAAGCTCGATCGCGGCCGGTTGCGGGTGATCTCGGTGGCCGGTGCGCCGCTCGATCTCGAACTCAAATCCCGGGTCGAGCAGGAACTCGGCCTGCCGCTGCTCAACGGCTATGGCATCACCGAATGCTCGCCCGGCATCTCCGGCGTGCGGCCCGACAACCCGCGGGCCGACCACGCGGTCGGCAGCGTGATGCCGGGCCTCGAGGCAAAACTGGTCAGCCGCGACCTCAAGCCGGTTGCACCCGGCGAAGTCGGCGAGCTGCATGTGCGCGGCCCCAACGTGATGCGCGGCTATTACCGCGCGCCCGATCTGACCGCCAAGGCGATCGACCCCGACGGCTGGTTCAACACCGGCGATCTGGCCCGCTTCGAGGATGACGTCCTCTACATCGTCGGGCGCACCAAGGAGATGATCATCCGCTCGGGATTCAACGTGTATCCGGCCGAGATCGAGGCGGTGCTGAGTACGCATGATGCAGTTGTGCAGTGCGCCGTGGTCGGTCGGCCGGTCGAAGGCAATGAGGAGGTCGTCGCCTTCGTGCAGCTGATCAAGGGTTCGACCGCCACCGTGCAGGACCTGATGGCTCATATTGCTCCGCAACTCACCTCGTACAAGCGCCCGTCCGAGATTATCCTGATGGACGCGCTGCCCGCGACATCGACGGGCAAGCTGCTGAAGCACAAGCTGGCGGAGTCGCTGCGCAGCTGAGGCTGCGCCGTCACCGCAAGCCAGTTCACTCAAACACGACCGGAGTACACCATGCAGAAGAGAAACAAGACGGTGGCCGTCATTGGTGCCGGTGATTTCATCGGCGGCGAGATCGCCAAGAAGTTCGCCTCCGAGGGCTTCACCGTCTTCGCCGGCCGGCGCAACGGCGACAAGCTCGCGCCGTTGGTCAAGGAGATCGAGGCGGCCGGCGGCGAAATCCACGCCCGTTCGCTCGACGCGCGCAAGGAGGAGGAGATCATCTCCTTCCTCAACGACGCCGACAAGCACGCGCCGCTCGAGGTCTGCATCTTCAACATCGGCGCCAACGTCAATTTCCCGATCCTGGAGACTACCGAGCGCGTGTTCCGCAAGGTCTGGGAGATGGCCTGCTACTCCGGCTTCCTCGCGGGGCGCGAGGCGGCGCGGCTGATGACGGCGCGCGGCGAGGGCAACATCTTCTTCACCGGCGCGACCGCATCGCTGCGCGGCGGCAGCGGCTATGCCGCCTTTGCCAGCGCCAAGTTCGGCCTCCGCGCCGTGGCGCAGGCGATGGCGCGTGAACTCGGTCCGAAGAACATCCATGTCGCGCATCTGATCATCGATTCCGGCGTCGATACCGAATGGGTGCGGCAGCGCCGCATCGAGGCGCTCGGTCCGAACGCGCTCGACAATCCCGACCTGCTGATGCCGCCCGCTTCGGTCGCGACGTCCTACTGGCAGCTCTACCAGCAGCCGAAGAGCGCCTGGACCTTCGAGCTGGAAATCCGCCCCTTCGGCGAGAAGTGGTAGGGAGCATCACAGATGGAGCTCGCGCTATCCCCTGAAGACGCGGCGTTTCGCGACGAAGTCCGCGCCTTCATCAAGGACAACTATCCGGCGGAGATGCGCGTCCCCAATCCGGAGACCGATCTCTCCAAGGAGCAGATGCTGCTGTGGCATCGGATCCTGCACAACAAGGGCTGGATCGCGCCACTCTGGCCCAAGGAATATGGCGGGCCCGGCTGGTCGATAACCCGCCGCTTCATCTTCGAGCAGGAGACGACGCGCGCCGGCACGATGCCGCCGCTGGCATTCAGCGTCACCATGGTCGGTCCCGTCATCTACACGTTCGGCAACGATGCGCAGAAGAAGAAGTTCTTGCCGCGCATCCTGTCCGGCGAGGATTGGTGGTGCCAGGGTTATTCGGAGCCGGGCTCCGGCTCCGATCTCGCCACCGTCCGCACCAAGGCGGTGCGCGACGGCGACCACTACCTCGTCAACGGGCACAAGACCTGGACCACGCTGGCGCAGCACGCCGACTGGATCTTCTGCCTGGTCCGTACCGATCCCACGGCCAAGCCGCAATCCGGCATCTCGTTCCTGCTGATCGACATGAAGTCGCCGGGCGTGACGGTGCGCCCGATCATCACCATCGACGGCTCGCACGAGGTCAACGACGTCTTCCTGGAGAACGTCCGCGTGCCCGCCGAGAACTTGATCGGTGAGGAGAACAAGGGCTGGACCTACGCCAAATTCCTGCTCGGCAATGAGCGCACCAGCATGGCCGGCATCGGCCGCTCGACGCGCTACATCGAGCGGCTGAAGAAGATCGTCAGGGCCGAGATTCCCGAGGACGATCCGGCGCATCTGGAATTCATCAGGGATATCGCCCGCGTCGAGCTCGACGTGCTGGCGCTGGAGGCGACCGAGCTGCGCGTCGTCGCCCAGATGGCGCGCGGCATCGACCCGGGGCCAGCGGCCTCGCTGTTCAAGATCCGCGGCACCGAGATCTTCCAGGATATCACCGAGCTGACGCATCGGGCGATCGGCAATTACGGCCTTGCGATCCGCGAACATCCGGTCAGCGCCAATCACTTCATGCCGGGCCCGGACTACGGCCACACGGCGTCGGAGAAATATCTCAATTCGCGCAAGCTCTCGATCTACGGGGGATCGAACGAGATCCAGCGCAACATCATCGCCAAGGCGGTGCTTGGTCTCTAGCCACAAGCAACGAGGATCGGATGGATATCCAGTTCACGGAAGAGCAGGAATTGTTGCGGTCCAGCGTCCAGCGGCTGCTGCGCGACCAGTATGATTTTGACGCCCGCCGCAAGATCGTCGCGAGCGAGGAGGGACCTAGCCGCAAGCATTGGGCTGAGTTCGCCGAGCTTGGCCTGCTCGCCGCGCCGTTCTCGGAGGCCGCCGGCGGGCTCGGCGGCGGTCCGCTGTCGACCATGATCATCATGCAGGAGTTCGGCCGCCATCTCGTGGTCGAGCCGTTCGTCGAGACTGTTGTCGTTGCCGGTGGCCTGATCGAGCAGGTGGGTTCCGGCGCGCAAAAGCAAGCCTTCATTGCCGACATCATCGCGGGATCGAAGCTGTGGGCGCTGGCCTGGACCGAGAAGGGCTCGCGGTTCGATCTTGCTACCGTTACCACCACGGCGCGCCGCGACGGTGACGGCTACGTCCTCACCGGCGAGAAGACGGCCGTGATGGCCGCGCCGTGGGCGGATTATCTGATCGTCTCCGCGCGCACCTCAGGCCATCGCCACGATCGCGGCGGCGTCAGCCTGTTCGTGGTCGATCGCCGCGCCGCCAATCTCGATCTGCAGAGCTTCAGGACCATCGACGGCCGCCGGGCGGCCGAGATTAGCCTACGCGGCGTGCGCGGAGAGCTGCTCGGCAGGGAAGGGGAGGGCGTCGCTGCGCTGGAGGCCTGCCGCAACCGGGCGATCGGCGCGCTCTGCGCCGAGGCGGTCGGCGCGATCGGCGAGTTGAACGACGCGACGCTCGACTACTCCAAGACGCGCAAGCAGTTCGGCGTCACGATCGGCAGCTTCCAGGTGCTGCAGCACCGGATGGTCGACATGTTCATCGCGCATCAGGAGGCGCTGTCCCTGATGCAGCATCTCAGCCTCAGTCTCAGCGACGACGAGGCCGGCGTCTCCCGGCTGGCCTCGGGCGCCAAGTCCAAGATCGGCTATGCCGGCAAGTTCGTGGCCGACCAGGCGGTGCAGCTGCACGGCGGCATGGGCATGACCGACGAGCTCAATGTCGGCCACTACTTCAAGCGGATTTCCTCCATCAACATCCAGTTCGGCGATCCCGCCTACCACGTGCTGCGCTACGCGCAGCTCGACGCGGCCGCCTAAGCCAGAGAGGCAAAGCATGTCACAGGATGCAGTCATCGTTTCCACCGCGCGCACCGGCGTCGGCAAGGCCTATCGCGGCGCGCTCAACAACACCGACGGCCCGACCCTGGCCGGCCATGTGATGGCCGAAGCCGTCAAGCGCGCCGGCATCGCGCCGGGCGAGGTCGAGGACGTGGTGATGGGCTGCGCCATGCAGCAGGGCACCATGGTGATGAACGTCGCGCGCAAGGGCGCGATCCGCGCCGGGCTTCCGGTCACGGTTGCCGGCACCACCATCGACCGGCAATGCGCCTCCGGCCTGCAGGCGATCGCGGTCGCCGCGCGCTCGGTGATATCAGATGGCGTCGAGATCGCGATCGGCGGCGGCATCGAGTCGATCAGCCTGGTGCAGAACGAGCACATGAACAGATTTCATGCCGTCGACGACGAGCTGATGGCGATGAAGCCCGAGATGTACATGTCGATGCTGGAGACGGCGGAGGTCGTCGCCGAGCGCTACGGCATCGGCCGCGACAAGCAGGACGAGTACAGTCTAGAGTGCCAGCGCCGCGTCGGCGCCGCGTTGCAGGGCGGCCGCTTCAACGACGAGATCATTCCGATCACGACCAAGATGGCCGTGGTCAACAAGGACACCAAGGAAGTCAGCTTCCAGCAGGTGACGCTGGCCAAGGACGAAGGTCCACGTCCGGACACCACGGCGGACGGCCTCGCCAAGATCAAGCCGGTGTTCGAGGGCAAGACCATCAGCGCCGGCAATGCCAGCCAGCTCTCGGACGGCGCCTCGGCCTGCGTGATCATGAGCGATAAGATCGCCGCGCAGAAGGGCTTGAAGCCGCTCGGCATCTTCCGCGGCTTTGTCGCGGCCGGCGTCGAGCCGGACGAGATGGGCGTCGGCCCGGTCGCCGCGATCCCGCGGCTGCTGAAGCGGCATAACCTCAAGATCGACGACATCGATCTCTGGGAGCTCAACGAGGCCTACGCGGTGCAGGTGATCTATTGCCGCGACAAGCTCGGCATCGATCCGGACAAGCTCAACGTCAACGGCGGCTCGATCGCGATCGGCCATCCCTATGGCATGACCGGCGCGCGGCTCACCGGCCACCTCCTGATCGAGGGCCGCCGGCGCAAGGCGAAATACGGCGTCGTGACCATGTGCATCGGCGGCGGCATGGGCGCCGCCGGCCTATTCGAAATCGTCCACTGATCGGCAACGCGGGAGAGACTTGTGAAGACAGCAATCACCGAACTGTTCGGCATCCAGCATCCGATCATCCAGGGCGGCATGCACTATGTCGGCTTCGCCGAGATGGCGGCCGCGGTGTCCAACGCCGGCGGCCTCGGCATTATCACCGGCCTGACCCAGCGGACGCCGGAGCTGCTGGCGAAGGAAATCGCCCGTTGCCGCGACATGACCGACAAGCCGATCGGCGTGAACCTCACC
This Bradyrhizobium sp. CCBAU 53421 DNA region includes the following protein-coding sequences:
- a CDS encoding helix-turn-helix domain-containing protein, encoding MTSQGQKLFRRDVAARLSANGLTISSIARKSGVHQSQVSRILAGKFTTVSSNVMQICMTLGLKVDDYLMPVVPSNADRERIQEAALSAWDGSPEDARALSSLLRTLSGFRR
- a CDS encoding HGGxSTG domain-containing protein translates to MRTTGAMRASPRCGAKTRPGGACRAPAVHGKTRCRMHGGAQGSGAPKANRNARKHGLFTREAIEERREIRALLGGVRRLLREME
- a CDS encoding molybdopterin guanine dinucleotide-containing S/N-oxide reductase; the protein is MSETIGYPDPGLDLSDGFKPHTSHWGVFSARLGKQGLEVRPYGGDPDPNGIINNFPGALRHQARIAQPAIRRGWLERGPGPDDRRGRDEFVSVSWEQALDLLGGELARIRDTIGPGAVFGGSYGWSSAGRFHHAQSQVHRFLNIALGGYVRSVNTYSSGASSVLLPQILAGYEDITKRNVTWEQIAAETDIVLAFGGMALKNSMVAGGSISKHVERGAMEAAQRRGCQFILVSPLRDDLPVEAGAEWLTATPGTDTALMLGIVHTLVSEGLHDQAFLDRYTEGWPVFLRYLTGEADGVPKSAEWAAAICGIDAGTITTLARRLAGRRSLITVSHSLQRAEHGEQPVWMGMVLAAALGQIGLPGGGYAYSLGAIGYYGRRVNAVPGPTLGQGRNGVADFIPVARIADMLLNPGTTYRYNGETRTYPDIRLVYWAGGNPFHHHQDLNRLRKAFARLDTLVVHELAWTATARHADIVLPSTMTLEREDIGYSSNDPLMVAMHRIAEPFGLARDDYEIFADLAERLGAREPFTEGRTSREWLEHLYEPTRKALAARGLEAPDFEEFWARGSLVVPQHLDDGGSLRRFREDPVARPLPTPSGRIEIFSQKIAGHGDADCPGHPVWLEKSDTPKPGSPCFLVANQPVTRLHSQLDFGGHSLDAKHRGREVARMNPRDAKARGITEGDIIRIFNARGACLAAVHVTDGIAPGVVQLPTGAWYDPMDPEEEAPLCVHGNPNVLTRDIGTSSFAQGCTGQLTTVEVERFNGNLPPIRAFDPA
- a CDS encoding alpha/beta fold hydrolase, encoding MHLKALFLAVAATVALGSSNASAQSAAEPAYGPELQGFDYPYPVEHYRFSSQGQELDMAYLDVRPATPNGQTAVLLHGKNFCAATWDGTIKALSGAGYRVIALDQIGFCKSSKPERYQFTFQQLAGNSRALLASLGIEHSIMVGHSTGGMLAMRYALMYPEATDRLVLVDPIGLEDWKAKGVPWLSLDGWMQRETRVTADSIRAYERATYYADTWDPSYETWVQMLAGMYRGEGRAAVASSSARLYDMIATQPVFYEFEQIKPPTSLFVGDKDTTAIAKDTAPPEIRKTLGNYPVLGKEAARRIPHIQLIEFPDLGHSPQIQAPARFHEALLGWLQHPETGATLIK
- a CDS encoding helix-turn-helix domain-containing protein yields the protein MKWDALEEEPCSLARTVAVIGDRWSLLILRECFLRIRRFDDFQASLGITRHLLADRLKKLVRFGVLRKIPYQEAPKRYEYILTQKGLDLYPIIMSIVHWGNIHMVDARGRPLLHEHKTCGKMFDPVMVCSECGEPLSAKHVHVHPGPGARKSSPVHASARERAKRAAEST
- a CDS encoding 2-hydroxychromene-2-carboxylate isomerase yields the protein MAAPLKVEFHFDFGSPNAYLAELALPGIEKRTGVKFDYVPVLLGGVYKATGNMSPGESLRGIKNKPEYNALETERFLRRHNITKFTMNPFFPVNTLALMRGAVAAQFEGVFEPYFRAAYNHMWVEPKKMDDPQVFREAFLSSGLDIDRLIARAQQDDVKKKLIDNTSDAVARGSFGSPTFYVGNEIFFGKDKVREVEEEIVAQLAAGQRKTA
- a CDS encoding class I adenylate-forming enzyme family protein, with the protein product MQAPIRIIEGSVEGLPNRIHEVIDHHVVATPDHPALIDDNGQLTYRELDRTVGRVAEALQALGIRAGDRMMIVSENSIPLACLLLAASRLDVWSIVVNPRLSPRELDQIRDHSGARRVLLTADVSQEAATHAGRYEAAVQDVGPLRGVAVTGLNLATVAEPVAADGANQVAVLIYTSGTTGTPKGVMLTHRNLLFSARGTAGFRKMAADDVQYCVLPISHIVGISLLTMTLMVGATVRLVAKYDPAALIKAMAEEGITILNGVPATYQRLLEYRRNAGLPKLDRGRLRVISVAGAPLDLELKSRVEQELGLPLLNGYGITECSPGISGVRPDNPRADHAVGSVMPGLEAKLVSRDLKPVAPGEVGELHVRGPNVMRGYYRAPDLTAKAIDPDGWFNTGDLARFEDDVLYIVGRTKEMIIRSGFNVYPAEIEAVLSTHDAVVQCAVVGRPVEGNEEVVAFVQLIKGSTATVQDLMAHIAPQLTSYKRPSEIILMDALPATSTGKLLKHKLAESLRS
- a CDS encoding SDR family oxidoreductase produces the protein MQKRNKTVAVIGAGDFIGGEIAKKFASEGFTVFAGRRNGDKLAPLVKEIEAAGGEIHARSLDARKEEEIISFLNDADKHAPLEVCIFNIGANVNFPILETTERVFRKVWEMACYSGFLAGREAARLMTARGEGNIFFTGATASLRGGSGYAAFASAKFGLRAVAQAMARELGPKNIHVAHLIIDSGVDTEWVRQRRIEALGPNALDNPDLLMPPASVATSYWQLYQQPKSAWTFELEIRPFGEKW